The Manis javanica isolate MJ-LG chromosome 4, MJ_LKY, whole genome shotgun sequence genome contains a region encoding:
- the RAB11FIP4 gene encoding rab11 family-interacting protein 4 isoform X3 — protein sequence MKGCEELLKDVLSVESTGTPSCTPEIPDCVEQGSEVLGPTFADGELLSREPGFFPEDEEEAMTLAPADGSPELDMDSPMESTQSLEGSVGSPAEEKDGGLGGLFLPEDKSLVHTPSMTTSDLSTHSTTSLISNEEQFEDYGEGDDVDCAPSSPCPDDEARTNVYSDLGSSVSSSAGQTPRKMRHVYNSELLDVYCSQCCKKINLLNGLEARLKNLKANSPNRKISSTAFGRQLMHSSNFSSSNGSTEDLFRDSIDSCDNDITEKVSFLEKKVTELENDSLTNGDLKSKLKQENTQLVHRVHELEEMVKDQETAAEQALEEEVRRHREAYSKLEREKGTEIGLLGARVQQLEEENTELRTTVTRLKSQTEKLDEERQRMSDRLEDTSLRLKDEMDLYKRMMDKLRQNRLEFQKEREATQELIEDLRKELEHLQMYKLDCERPGRGRSSSSGLGEFSARAREVELEHEIKRLKQENHKLRDQNDDLNGQILSLSLYEAKNLFATQTKAQSLAAEIDTASRDEGLPGELGTASSLGRGSTSVTSQRIHQELMEALKEQEEINFRLRQYMDKIILAILDHNPSILEIKH from the exons GGCAGCGAGGTGCTGGGCCCCACTTTTGCCGATGGCGAGCTCCTCTCCAGGGAGCCCGGCTTCTTCCCAGAGGACGAGGAGGAAGCCATGACACTGGCCCCAGCGGACGGCTCCCCGGAGCTGGACATGGACAGCCCCATGGAGAGCACGCAGAGTCTGGAGGGGTCGGTCGGGAGTCCCGCTGAGGAGAAGGATGGGGGGCTCGGGGGCCTGTTCCTGCCAGAGGACAA GTCCCTGGTCCACACTCCATCCATGACAACGTCAGACCTCTCCACGCACTCCACCACCTCGCTCATCAGCAACGAGGAGCAGTTTGAAGACTATGGGGAGGGAGACGACGTGGACTgtgcccccagcagcccctgccctgatGACGAGGCCAGGACCAATGTCTACTCAGACCTGGGGTCTTCAGTGTCTTCCAG CGCAGGACAGACGCCTAGGAAAATGCGGCATGTGTACAACAGCGAATTGCTGGATGTTTACTGCTCTCAGTGCTGCAAGAAAATCAACCTGCTGAATGGCTTGGAAGCCCGACTGAAAAACCTGAAGGCCAACAG CCCCAACCGAAAGATCTCTAGCACGGCCTTTGGACG GCAGCTCATGCACAGCAGCAACTTCAGCAGCAGTAATGGGAGCACCGAGGACCTGTTCCGGGACAGCATTGACTCCTGTGACAACGACATCACGGAGAAG GTGAGCTTCCTAGAAAAAAAGGTGACAGAACTGGAGAATGACAGCCTGACCAATGGGGACCTGAAAAGCAAGCTGAAGCAGGAGAACACACAGCTGGTGCACAG ggtgcACGAGCTGGAGGAGATGGTGAAGGATCAGGAGACTGCGGCTGAGcaggccctggaggaggaggtgcGGCGACACCGCGAGGCCTACAGCAAGCTGGAGCGGGAGAAGGGCACGGAGATCGGGCTGCTCGGCGCCAG AGTACAACAATTAGAGGAAGAAAATACAGAGCTCAGAACAACAGTGACTCGGCTCAAGTCTCAAACAGAGAAATTGGATGAG GAGCGGCAGCGCATGTCCGACCGGCTGGAGGACACCAGCCTGCGGCTCAAGGATGAGATGGACCTGTACAAGCGCATGATGGACAAGCTGCGGCAGAACCGCCTTGAGTTCCAGAAGGAGCGGGAGGCCACGCAGGAG CTCATCGAGGACTTGCGGAAGGAGCTAGAACACCTGCAGATGTACAAGCTGGACTGCGAGCGGCCTGGCAGGGGCCGCAGCTCATCCTCTGGCCTGGGCGAGTTCAGTGCCAGGGCCCGCGAGGTGGAGCTGGAGCACGAGATCAAGCGGCTCAAGCAG GAGAATCATAAGCTGCGAGATCAGAATGATGACTTAAATGGACAGATCTTGAGCCTCAGCCTTTATGAAGCAAAGAACCTCTTTGCCACCCAGACCAAAGCCCAGTCTCTGGCTGCGGAAATAGACACAGCCTCCCGCGATGAG GGGCTGCCTGGTGAGCTCGGCACCGCCTCCAGCCTGGGCAGAGGCAGCACTTCAGTGACATCCCAAAGGATCCATCAGGAG CTCATGGAAGCCCTAAAGGAGCAGGAGGAGATCAACTTCCGGCTGAGGCAGTACATGGACAAGATTATCCTCGCCATCCTGGACCACAACCCCTCCATCCTCGAGATCAAACACTAA
- the RAB11FIP4 gene encoding rab11 family-interacting protein 4 isoform X5: MTLAPADGSPELDMDSPMESTQSLEGSVGSPAEEKDGGLGGLFLPEDKSLVHTPSMTTSDLSTHSTTSLISNEEQFEDYGEGDDVDCAPSSPCPDDEARTNVYSDLGSSVSSSAGQTPRKMRHVYNSELLDVYCSQCCKKINLLNGLEARLKNLKANSPNRKISSTAFGRQLMHSSNFSSSNGSTEDLFRDSIDSCDNDITEKVSFLEKKVTELENDSLTNGDLKSKLKQENTQLVHRVHELEEMVKDQETAAEQALEEEVRRHREAYSKLEREKGTEIGLLGARVQQLEEENTELRTTVTRLKSQTEKLDEERQRMSDRLEDTSLRLKDEMDLYKRMMDKLRQNRLEFQKEREATQELIEDLRKELEHLQMYKLDCERPGRGRSSSSGLGEFSARAREVELEHEIKRLKQENHKLRDQNDDLNGQILSLSLYEAKNLFATQTKAQSLAAEIDTASRDEGLPGELGTASSLGRGSTSVTSQRIHQELMEALKEQEEINFRLRQYMDKIILAILDHNPSILEIKH; the protein is encoded by the exons ATGACACTGGCCCCAGCGGACGGCTCCCCGGAGCTGGACATGGACAGCCCCATGGAGAGCACGCAGAGTCTGGAGGGGTCGGTCGGGAGTCCCGCTGAGGAGAAGGATGGGGGGCTCGGGGGCCTGTTCCTGCCAGAGGACAA GTCCCTGGTCCACACTCCATCCATGACAACGTCAGACCTCTCCACGCACTCCACCACCTCGCTCATCAGCAACGAGGAGCAGTTTGAAGACTATGGGGAGGGAGACGACGTGGACTgtgcccccagcagcccctgccctgatGACGAGGCCAGGACCAATGTCTACTCAGACCTGGGGTCTTCAGTGTCTTCCAG CGCAGGACAGACGCCTAGGAAAATGCGGCATGTGTACAACAGCGAATTGCTGGATGTTTACTGCTCTCAGTGCTGCAAGAAAATCAACCTGCTGAATGGCTTGGAAGCCCGACTGAAAAACCTGAAGGCCAACAG CCCCAACCGAAAGATCTCTAGCACGGCCTTTGGACG GCAGCTCATGCACAGCAGCAACTTCAGCAGCAGTAATGGGAGCACCGAGGACCTGTTCCGGGACAGCATTGACTCCTGTGACAACGACATCACGGAGAAG GTGAGCTTCCTAGAAAAAAAGGTGACAGAACTGGAGAATGACAGCCTGACCAATGGGGACCTGAAAAGCAAGCTGAAGCAGGAGAACACACAGCTGGTGCACAG ggtgcACGAGCTGGAGGAGATGGTGAAGGATCAGGAGACTGCGGCTGAGcaggccctggaggaggaggtgcGGCGACACCGCGAGGCCTACAGCAAGCTGGAGCGGGAGAAGGGCACGGAGATCGGGCTGCTCGGCGCCAG AGTACAACAATTAGAGGAAGAAAATACAGAGCTCAGAACAACAGTGACTCGGCTCAAGTCTCAAACAGAGAAATTGGATGAG GAGCGGCAGCGCATGTCCGACCGGCTGGAGGACACCAGCCTGCGGCTCAAGGATGAGATGGACCTGTACAAGCGCATGATGGACAAGCTGCGGCAGAACCGCCTTGAGTTCCAGAAGGAGCGGGAGGCCACGCAGGAG CTCATCGAGGACTTGCGGAAGGAGCTAGAACACCTGCAGATGTACAAGCTGGACTGCGAGCGGCCTGGCAGGGGCCGCAGCTCATCCTCTGGCCTGGGCGAGTTCAGTGCCAGGGCCCGCGAGGTGGAGCTGGAGCACGAGATCAAGCGGCTCAAGCAG GAGAATCATAAGCTGCGAGATCAGAATGATGACTTAAATGGACAGATCTTGAGCCTCAGCCTTTATGAAGCAAAGAACCTCTTTGCCACCCAGACCAAAGCCCAGTCTCTGGCTGCGGAAATAGACACAGCCTCCCGCGATGAG GGGCTGCCTGGTGAGCTCGGCACCGCCTCCAGCCTGGGCAGAGGCAGCACTTCAGTGACATCCCAAAGGATCCATCAGGAG CTCATGGAAGCCCTAAAGGAGCAGGAGGAGATCAACTTCCGGCTGAGGCAGTACATGGACAAGATTATCCTCGCCATCCTGGACCACAACCCCTCCATCCTCGAGATCAAACACTAA
- the RAB11FIP4 gene encoding rab11 family-interacting protein 4 isoform X4, translated as MRTLPAPGRQGSEVLGPTFADGELLSREPGFFPEDEEEAMTLAPADGSPELDMDSPMESTQSLEGSVGSPAEEKDGGLGGLFLPEDKSLVHTPSMTTSDLSTHSTTSLISNEEQFEDYGEGDDVDCAPSSPCPDDEARTNVYSDLGSSVSSSAGQTPRKMRHVYNSELLDVYCSQCCKKINLLNGLEARLKNLKANSPNRKISSTAFGRQLMHSSNFSSSNGSTEDLFRDSIDSCDNDITEKVSFLEKKVTELENDSLTNGDLKSKLKQENTQLVHRVHELEEMVKDQETAAEQALEEEVRRHREAYSKLEREKGTEIGLLGARVQQLEEENTELRTTVTRLKSQTEKLDEERQRMSDRLEDTSLRLKDEMDLYKRMMDKLRQNRLEFQKEREATQELIEDLRKELEHLQMYKLDCERPGRGRSSSSGLGEFSARAREVELEHEIKRLKQENHKLRDQNDDLNGQILSLSLYEAKNLFATQTKAQSLAAEIDTASRDEGLPGELGTASSLGRGSTSVTSQRIHQELMEALKEQEEINFRLRQYMDKIILAILDHNPSILEIKH; from the exons GGCAGCGAGGTGCTGGGCCCCACTTTTGCCGATGGCGAGCTCCTCTCCAGGGAGCCCGGCTTCTTCCCAGAGGACGAGGAGGAAGCCATGACACTGGCCCCAGCGGACGGCTCCCCGGAGCTGGACATGGACAGCCCCATGGAGAGCACGCAGAGTCTGGAGGGGTCGGTCGGGAGTCCCGCTGAGGAGAAGGATGGGGGGCTCGGGGGCCTGTTCCTGCCAGAGGACAA GTCCCTGGTCCACACTCCATCCATGACAACGTCAGACCTCTCCACGCACTCCACCACCTCGCTCATCAGCAACGAGGAGCAGTTTGAAGACTATGGGGAGGGAGACGACGTGGACTgtgcccccagcagcccctgccctgatGACGAGGCCAGGACCAATGTCTACTCAGACCTGGGGTCTTCAGTGTCTTCCAG CGCAGGACAGACGCCTAGGAAAATGCGGCATGTGTACAACAGCGAATTGCTGGATGTTTACTGCTCTCAGTGCTGCAAGAAAATCAACCTGCTGAATGGCTTGGAAGCCCGACTGAAAAACCTGAAGGCCAACAG CCCCAACCGAAAGATCTCTAGCACGGCCTTTGGACG GCAGCTCATGCACAGCAGCAACTTCAGCAGCAGTAATGGGAGCACCGAGGACCTGTTCCGGGACAGCATTGACTCCTGTGACAACGACATCACGGAGAAG GTGAGCTTCCTAGAAAAAAAGGTGACAGAACTGGAGAATGACAGCCTGACCAATGGGGACCTGAAAAGCAAGCTGAAGCAGGAGAACACACAGCTGGTGCACAG ggtgcACGAGCTGGAGGAGATGGTGAAGGATCAGGAGACTGCGGCTGAGcaggccctggaggaggaggtgcGGCGACACCGCGAGGCCTACAGCAAGCTGGAGCGGGAGAAGGGCACGGAGATCGGGCTGCTCGGCGCCAG AGTACAACAATTAGAGGAAGAAAATACAGAGCTCAGAACAACAGTGACTCGGCTCAAGTCTCAAACAGAGAAATTGGATGAG GAGCGGCAGCGCATGTCCGACCGGCTGGAGGACACCAGCCTGCGGCTCAAGGATGAGATGGACCTGTACAAGCGCATGATGGACAAGCTGCGGCAGAACCGCCTTGAGTTCCAGAAGGAGCGGGAGGCCACGCAGGAG CTCATCGAGGACTTGCGGAAGGAGCTAGAACACCTGCAGATGTACAAGCTGGACTGCGAGCGGCCTGGCAGGGGCCGCAGCTCATCCTCTGGCCTGGGCGAGTTCAGTGCCAGGGCCCGCGAGGTGGAGCTGGAGCACGAGATCAAGCGGCTCAAGCAG GAGAATCATAAGCTGCGAGATCAGAATGATGACTTAAATGGACAGATCTTGAGCCTCAGCCTTTATGAAGCAAAGAACCTCTTTGCCACCCAGACCAAAGCCCAGTCTCTGGCTGCGGAAATAGACACAGCCTCCCGCGATGAG GGGCTGCCTGGTGAGCTCGGCACCGCCTCCAGCCTGGGCAGAGGCAGCACTTCAGTGACATCCCAAAGGATCCATCAGGAG CTCATGGAAGCCCTAAAGGAGCAGGAGGAGATCAACTTCCGGCTGAGGCAGTACATGGACAAGATTATCCTCGCCATCCTGGACCACAACCCCTCCATCCTCGAGATCAAACACTAA